ATATATTTCCCATTCTAGATATCAACCCTTTTCTTTTGTCACATTCTTCTTCTACTAAATAACAACATGACAAAGccaatttctttaaaaaatcacTATCATCAAGTCACTATCTacagaatttgaatttgaattgaatttaaagaataaatatttaaataaatttgcaTGTGGCATGGCATGCAGTTTTGACAAATGTCATATGGACCTTATTTATACATAGCACATTAAATGGActcataaattataatatttattttaatcaattccaaatattaataataataataatatatgaatCCGGCAAATGTAATATAATGTATATATCAAAATCAGAATATTTTTAAAACTCTTGGATTTGAAGGATTCAACAGAGATACTCCTACATATATAGTCCCAGACACTTTgtgacaataataataaaaattgaaacaGCAAGCAGTTGATGATTATTGTATTTTTGTGATCATTGGTTTGGCTGTAGAATGacatattttgttattttgtgtCCAATTGGTCATAATATGTATAGTCAAAATTATAGTACTTGTGCAGATTTTGTTTTCTTTGCATTATTTATGTGTGAAAATGTTTTACCACAACTTCTAATATGGACAATTTGATCTATAGTATTCAATATAGTGTTGATGTTTGTTTTCTTTACACTATTTATACATAGACATGTTTTATCCCAATTTCTAATATCATATGGACCACTTTTACGATTATTACTTGGGTTGGAGTGtcctaaatttgaaaaaaaaaatcatttttgaataaattgtttttttttaatgaaatcaaATTGGTTCTAAGAAAATTGGTTTATAATTTATGAACcggttttaaataaataaaaaataatcacatgaATTGTTATCATGTTTGATATTAGGAGTGGAAATAGGTCATACCGATAACAGGGTCTACAGGCTAACTTATATAGACTAGGTCCggccacacattatttttaaatagaaaaggcttagatttttttataagcctatttaaataaatatgaatatttttttattatcattatgttatgttttgtgttttgaattaaaatacattaataaaatttggttattttgaagaacttgtgaaaacaAGATGAAAACACTAATGAACATTATTCTCATAAGTTCTTTTAGTTAGtcagtctatttaaacattattttaatggcttatttacatatgtctaaaataaataggcttttatgtaggctaacaggctaaccaggcaTTCGGAAAGGTCAGACTCAAGCctaaaaaaataagcctacgacatgTTACAGGCCAGACTTAAGCTTGGTAAAACCTAGCTCGGTCCAGCCTATTTCCATCCCTATTTGATACTGACACATGTGGATACCagacaaatatttatttaaaggtGTCAATGTTATAGAAGaaaaagtttttattattttgatataaAACTTTATTGTTTACTGTAGTCCTCTTCAGTTTAAAAGATTAATTTTTGTAGCtgtgtataaaaaaaattatttttatagtccGTAATAGTGGTTATGGTAACTcgttaattttgaaaataaattgttaaaatttaAAAGTGGTATTTTTGGGATATTGTAGAGATATAAACATTGCTCCTTTTTTGGGGGTGTGTGGGGGGTTTGGTTAATAATTTGCTAAAATACTGGGAAAATTGGCCCAAGTTCACTAAATTAAAGCCCAACATTAAAAGCTTGAAGCCTTTTTGGCATCCAAAAAAGCCAAACAATAATACTAGTAGTTTAATACTCAATTTTTTTGGGTGGTGCTAATAGTTAGGCCACAATAAAATATTAGAATAAGATTGTttgtttaattagattttttgaaaccatcattttaataattggagaaaaaaattgatcaaaattctttctgaaaaaattaaaaacaataggATCaagataattataaataaatcctTCTAATTATAGTGAAACTTACAAAAGAAAGAATAAccattaaaaaaatagttaagcATATTCCCCTTTTTTTCACCTTTCAACTAACTAattgttcttctttttcttccaaaATCAGTTTCAAAATTTTGTACAAAGGAATGGTAGACAAATAAGAGATAATAACAACTACTATAGTTAGAAAAAATGTAACAATTTTTTCCTATCATCCACTCATTCATAAAACAAACCTAACAAATTTTTTCCTATCATCAAAACCATCCCAAAAATTCATTTTACATTATGATTTTTTTGTGTCACATTCATTAAGATCACATTAGATTGAGTTAACTTCAACAACAAGAAACAACATAACACAAAATTTGCTATAAAGTCATAAGAtcaaaatttgtttaatattcaaattattttctaaccctttgttttttttatataaaaaaaacaaaggtgGAAATTAAAACAAGGTTTTTTTAATTAACAATGGTTAGGGCTTTTTATCATCAAAGCAGCATGCAGAAATCAAAGtcttttcattttagaaaaatgtTTGAAATTCCTGGAAAACATATTCAAGGTTTCTTTGATAGGGATCATGATGAAGGagatcatcaacatcatcatgatCATAAAGTTTATTCAAAAAGCTTTGAATCAAGATACACAACTGATAATTCATGTGAAGTTCATCCTATTGGATTTTCTTTCAAcaatgatcatgttcattcagaTGCGCCAAAAATGCCTCCTAAGCCACCAACCGGTATATAACAATATTTTTCTCCTAATTTTTTTATCTGTATCAGGGTTTGTTTGAACCCTGGTGATGACGTCCAACCTAGCAATATTGGTTTCTGCCAGTTGAGCTAGAGTTTACGGACTTTTTTGAATTTAGTCCTTGTAAAGATATTTTTCATTTTtggcctttttttttaaaaattttttagaAGCTGAGTTGATGAAGGAAAGATTTGCTAAGTTGCTTCTAGGCGAAGACATGTCGGGTGCTGGAAATGGTGTTTCATCAGCATTGGCTTTGTCGAATGCCATAACGAATCTCGCtggtatatttaaattttttacctTTGAGATTGTTTCGGTTAGGATTCGAACTAATGTTCTTATGAACGACTCGTTTGTTTTCTTCGTGATGTTATGTAGCATCGGTTTTTGGAGAACAATCGAAGCTAGAACCGATGTCGCATGACAGGAAAGTTAGGTGGAGAAAAGAAATTGAATGGCTTTTATCTGTGACTGATCACATTGTTGAATTTGCTCCATCACAACAGTTGGCTAAGGATGGATCAACAATGGAGGTAAAATTTTAAAGACTAGAAAATTTTATGTATGTTTAGTAGTTGTATGGATCCGGCTCCCGTGCTGTCGGAGATTCCTAGCATTCACGTAATTGGGATATCGGTGGTCGTTTGATTAAAATCGGTATCTTTTTaactataaaatataaattcaaatatgCATTCTTTGCACTGTGTAATCTTGATAGAACGAACGATCATTGATACCCTGACTGCGTGAATGTGGGATCCTATATTCACAGAAAACCCGAATTTGAATATCAAGAATCAGACTCGTCGAAAACAATTATGATATATACTGTGTTACAAATTTATACGCACAAATATTTCTCCCGCGACTTCAAATTTTTGGATCCGCCGCTGAAGATATTTCTGTCACACAAAAATAACATATGACATTATTATGTAGATTATGACGACTCGACAAAGAAGCGATCTACTCATGAACATTCCCGCTTTGCGCAAGCTCGACGCAATGCTCATTGTAAGTAACTATATTTTGGTAAACAACTTAATTTAGATAAGTGCTAATGCCAGAAGAAAATCTTaaataagtcaatccaaacatgCGCTTTTCTGAATCAATATTAAAACGGTTTCGTTTCACGAACTTTGGACTAACTAACCGAATGACGATGTGATTATAGGACATTTTGGACAACTTTAGAGATCAAAATGAATTCTGGTATGTCTCTAAAAACGACGAAGACGCTGAAGGTAACACTGCCACTCAAAGAAAAAGCGACAAATGGTGGCTACCGATTGTTAAAGTTCCGCCGACAGGTTTATCAGACGTAGCTGTGAAATGGATACAATTCCAGAAAGACAATGTTAACCAAGTCCTCAAAGCAGCCATGGCGATAAATGCTCAAGTTCTATCCGAAATGGAAATACCCGATAACTACATCGAATCTCTCCCTAAGGTAACATAATTACGCTCCTGTCTGGATTCGGCTTATTTAAACTTATCTACTGACACAAACACTTGCGAGCCGTGACAATGTCTTAATTTTTCTTCGTGTTTTTGTCAGAACGGTAGAGAAAGTCTCGGCGAATCAATCTACAAGTGCATAACTGTCGAATACTTTGATCCGGGACAATTCTTATCGACAATGGACATGTCCACAGAACACAAAGTTCTAGACCTCAAGAACAGGATTGAAGCTTCCATAGTTATATGGAAAAGGAAGATGAACAAAGACGGAAAATCTTCATGGAGTTCGGGGATAAGCATGGAGAAAAGAGAACTCTTCGAGGAGAGAGCCGAAACAATATTGCTCATGATCAAACAACAGTTTCCGGGACTTCCACAATCTTCGCTCGATATCAGCAAAATCCAATACAACAAGGTGATATAACAAATCACTTTTCGTTAAACTCACTTCTTACGAAAATTAActatataaaatcaaatttcgTCAGCGCAGAACCAAACACAGATTAATAGATATAGGAATGATTCATAGGGCAGGTCGCTTGATTTGGAAACAATGTCTCGTCTGCCCTATGGATCATAGTATATTTAAACATAAGTTGTATTCTAGAACGTTAAGTTTAAAAATAGAAAGTTACTTAAGTCGCTCTACGGTCAGAGACGTAAGCACAATTAGCCGAACTTCGTGATCAAATCTTGTCTCTTCTTTTTTTCGTATATGTTTAACGAGAGGAGTTGTTTTAACATTTTACTAACGAAATTTGACTTCTTCTGAAATGATCACAGGATGTGGGACAAGCCATTCTAGAGAGCTATTCAAGAGTAATTGAAAGCTTGGCTTATACGGTTTTATCTAGGATCGATGATGTCTTATACGTGGATTCAATGACAAAGAATCCGTCATTGGCGTCATCCGGACGAACATTCTCATTGGATTCTTTGCCGGTGTCTGAACAAACATCTCCAAACTCCGACGATGGACTGAGAAGCTTGAATTCTTCAGACACGCCGCCATCAATGACTCTCTCCGATTTCATGGGATGGAATTCGAACAAAATCGGAAGTGATGTGAAAAGGACTAACTCTACGGGCGACTTAGAAGACTTGAAAGAAAAAGACGAAAAGGCATTGATTAAATCCCCGAGAGTCGGAACACCAAAGAAAAACTACTACTTGGATAAGCTCGAGTATTTGAATGCTATAAGAAGTCCTATCGCGCGACATTAATATCGGTTAACCAAAAAAAAAGGGAAGGGTCGAATTTTAACACGGATTATAAAAGTTCAATGTAAATGCAAACATAAAGATTGAGGGTTTGGTTATGAAGTTAGTAGAAACTCTTGTGTACATTTCTTCTTAGCTTGTACATTATGTAAATCATACTTTAATTAGGTTATTGTAATTTCTGTACTTGTTGtaaattcttttatttcttcaaaatagTGGAAGATTCATATAGTACTTATGCTAAACATCAATGTTATAAATTTAGAATTTCGCCGCGAGATTAGTAACGTCTGGTCAAAAATTGTTGCAATCAGACTTCGAACTTTCAAAGTGCTTCAACATACCGATATTTTATTAATCGTATTTGATTCACGAATCATACAATTAACATTAGACTTCAACATGAAAATGATAAGCAATTAAACTCGATTTTCTCAATGCGTATGTTTCGTGCGCCTAATGAGCCATAAGATATCGCTTCCGTGCAACGATCTTCTATGACGCGGCCCGACCTTTGGAGTAGCCTACAGAAATAGTTAAGCCATTAAATTTACAAATCCAAAACTAGGAAAGTGAGACAATTCAGAAGAAAAACTCACTTGGAAATGAAATGTAGGATTTGATACTTTCGCTAACACTTTCAAACCGTCGCGAACAGGCATCACTAGTATAGTTTTTAAAATGGAAAAAGTTAGAAGAACATAACATTAATGTTATTTTGATAAGAACATGAAATGTTATGTATGTTACCAAAAGCCAAATTGTTGTGCTTGTTATTTGTAGCAGTTGCTGGCTTCAAATTCTCTTGTGATTTTTCAAGGATAGGAGCTGATCATGAAAAGcaattaaattataattgattttCCATAAATAAAAAAGTTGTATTTATATCAAAAGATTATATGAAAAATATTACATGATGATAAATATCTTGTATGAAATCTTGGCAATTTCTCCCTCCATTGCATATTTGAGATTGAAAGTTTATCAGCATATTGCTCACATGAGAAAAGTCTCTGCCAAAAAACTTCATCAGTACGAACACTGAACACTGACACATGTCAAACATTTATTAGACTGAACACTGACATATGTCGAACACTGACTAGACGTTTAATCTGAAATAAGTTGATATTAAGTGATTAATAATATACTAACTTGTTTGAGGCATTGAATTTTTATCTCAGCATCAGAAAATGAATTTGTGTGAGAAATAAGTCCTTCAAGATTAGAAGAAACATTTCCAAGATGATCAACCACAGTCACCATAGCTCTACATATGTATTCTTTTGTGTTTTCCATAACACTGCAATTCAATGGACAAATTCCAATATGTCACGGGTCAATATATCCAAATactaacaaacaaaaacaaatttaCTTTTACACTAAAGTTACAAAGtgcaatatattttataattttttttaccataatataagttttttttttgacttatcaccaccggtatagtctgattcgggggtcagttctgacatcaagtgggTTCAGCCCCCTCCCGATCAAAGTTGTGGGGATCGacccgtggttctccctaccaagtttaGCGTCAATcatcactggaccaactaacCATCGCTAATATAGTTCATTTTACAATaccaataaataattaatgttatttttcctattatacccttaaatatttatttttctctccttttaattatataaactagtaagaaacccgtgcttccgcacgggtaataTTTAAACATTTTGGTCGGAAAAAAAATGATCAAATGATATATATCGTACATCCAAATAAATAAGATTTATGAACCAAAGTCATTGTTCCAAAAAGATGAGTTTTGAGCAAGTCACAACATATCAAATTGATAGTTAATAGTTTATACAATTTTTTTGCATGTGATACTCGAGAGACAGCTGCAAAGGACTCTCCAAAACATGTAGCGACgaataataaaaaggaaaacaaaGCTGCAGCATGATTCTCCTAAATGAGTAGGATGTTTGGACCTGAAATGGCAAGTggacaaaaaaaatcatatatcgTGGAAGTAGAGAACCTAAATCTGTCGGCAATGTTGTGATGGCATgataagtttttatttttaaaaacatacCTTCAAATGTTATGGAACACTTCTTTGAATACAACATTGGTGGTAGAGAGCATAGGTTCCTTATCTTTGTCGTGAATGAGAATCCTTAATCCCTTTTTGGATTTGACTCTTGAGATAGCCACGTATAACTGTCCATGACTAAAAACTTCTTTTGGCAAGTACAAACCAACATTGTCAAGTGACTGGCCTTGAGACTTGTTAATAGTCATGGCAAAGGAAACAATAATTGGAAATTGGCGTCTCACCAGTTtaaatggccatggtgattgAGAAGGGGACAAAGACATTCTAGGAATATAAAATAAGTTACCAACattttttccagaaatgatcttagCTTCAATGACATGAGCAGCAAGCCTGGTAACAGTTAGCCTTGTACCATTGCACAAACCTTCAGATTGGTCTAGGTTGCGCATTAACATAATAGTGGCCCCAACTTTTAACTTTATTGAATGGTTAGGCAATCCCGAAGTCTTAAGAGCATTTAGGAACTCGGGTGTCACGTGCTCATATGCATCAAAGCTATTTACATCAGATTTATCAATAGAATCACTGCTAAagtattctttctcttctcctacaaAAATTGGTCAATACCTATATTTAGATAAAACATATGGCCAAATAGTTTATTTATTGATtgcaaaaatattattattattaacggAAAATAACTTGAATACCTGGAAGAAGGTTTGTTATATATTGGTTGATATCATCGACTACTTCGATTGTTGAAGCTAAGATCGCACGACTTTGAAGATAACTGGAATCAAGATAGTTATGAATGAGATCAGGGTACGTATCTTCAACAATTCCCTTAATCGGATCTGAAAAGTTGGAAATTAAGAACTCATCTGGAATACAAATATCAGCATAGCCATCATTTGGCTCGCACATGGTCCCATCTCCAATTTTTAAAATCCACTCAGAAAAACTCCTTATGTCATCAACTGTAGAAGTAGGCTGACCAGTTTGCAAGCGCATGTTCTTTGTAAGCCTCAAGACTTTACAATGATCCCAAATGTAAGACGCATTGATTGTTGCATGGATAATATCAGATCTAGTACCTCTTGGTATAACAGGGAGAATTTGTCTGAAGTCACCTCCAAACACAACAACCTTTcctccaaaaactcttttagatgcatTTGTGATTCCACTCATAATATCTCTCAAGGATTTGTCGAGTGATTCAAAGCAAAACTTGTTAGCCATAGGAGCCTCATCCCATATGATTAGATCTGTCATCTTTAGAAGCTCAGCAAGATgatcttgtttttcaatgttgCATATAGAATTCTCTAAAGTAGGGACAGGAATCTTAAATCTGGAATGAGCTGTTCTTCCACCTGGTAATAATAGACTTGCAATCCCACTTGAAGCAACCggcaaaacaatttttttcttagaCCTAAGTGCTGCTGATAGAGTGTTCCACATGAAGGTTTTACCAGTGCCACCGTagccatataaaaaaaaaactccgCCTTCTTGCTTTTCTACGGCATCCATGATTTCCTCAAAGATGTTTCTTTGTTCATCTATATCAAGGAGACATTTCCAAAGATAGTTGTTAATGGCTATAGAAAGTTGAAGTATTTTAATTTGCAATAACAATGGGTGATATTACCTGTAAGGGAAGCGGAGAGACTTTCAAAAAGTTGTTGTTGAGCAAGAACATCATATTGTCGTTCATCATAAAGGAGTCGATTTCCTGTAAAGGATTCGACATAATCTTTCGGATATGGCATGGTCTTGAAGTCCTTCAAACTTCGATTATTATTTTGCAATAGTGTTTCAATAGCCATGAGTGTCCGTTCTTTTAGCTCGGCATCACTCATTGTCAGACCTAggataaaaaagaaacaaaaacaaagttTCAATGCATAAATAATGTATCAATACACCTAATGAACATTGTATAAATGTAAAATTATCTATTATTTAACCGGAACTCATTAATATTAGTTACATTTGGTAATGCAATAGTGACTGCATTACTTGACAAAGTTGAGTTGTTTATTTCCGTAAATGAGGCATTATATATTGTTACACCTAAACAAAGTCTCATTTGCCCCATTTTTAAAATCAACAGTGGCTGCAATATGTAAAACAGCCGCAGCAACTACCAGTTTTGAGGCTAAATAACTTATTGACTCAAAGTTCCATGGTTTAGCATATTATTTTGAGGACAAAGAACTAATTGAACACAACAAACTGCCCTATTACTAATAAGCTAATTGAAACAGTATGTAATTACAATAAAATTGGTTTAGTAAAAATACGCTTTGATCAAATAGTTAGGTAATTTGTATAAAACAATATGTAATAAGTAGAAGAGAGGAAAACTATATTTTACAAAAGGCTGAAGataaataatatgataaaaaaattgaaacaccGTTAAAAATGTAGGAAAGATTAAATACCTTGATCTCTTGCGAAGACTCGTTGATCATAAAGAATGCCATCTGATAAATACATCCAAGTCTTTCTCCAAACATGTTCCGGTCTATTCATCGATGAAGATAGTAACATGGTAACATATAGCTTTCGTAAAAAATGACCTGAACCCCACTGATGTGCCTCTTTGATGGCCTCGATAAATTCACGATCATCTTGTAAAAAACCCATTGCAAAGCATGCATCTCTAAATGTCTTTAGCTTCTTACCGTCAACCGTCTTGATGTCATTATAGGATAAAGGTCCTTTTTTGACAGTCAGCATCATCCTTAAATAAAACAACTCGCCAGTGCTTTGAGGAACCCAAATGAGTCGACCAATGGTATACCCTCGTTTCCTTGGTTTCCAACTTCGACTTCGTTTATGATAAACAAATTTAGAAACAAAGTCCCCATAAGTTAATAACCTTGCCTCTTCATAAGTCTTGTTTGCTTCGAACCATGCTGTAAACATAGACTCAGTTACACTTGGCTTTAGCAACACATCACCAACTTGCTCATAGTCTTTGTAGTACACAGAGTTTTCGCCTTCCATGTGAAAAAACAATCTTTCTACGGCTGGCTTTCTGCCATGTATAGAATAGGAAAATATCCTCCAACATGCTTCACTTGGGGAGATGTATCGACAATCCAAATATTGCTTGATCTCGTCGACGTTGTTTTTATCTTGGCCTTGTATGATTGCAGAAATTCTATCGGAACCTTTGTTTATATATTTGAAAAGGTATTTGATAGAAGTACTCTGGTTGCACCATTCCATGTTAATGTGGGCTTCGTACTTCAACAACAAACTTGGATTGTGTGGAACAACATGACCACTATGAAAGATGATTCCATTTTTTTCAATGGTGTGTTTGTTGTCTCTTCGCCTATAAACAGGATACCCTTCTTGGTCCACGATCGTCGTAGGTTGAAACTTCTTAGGGTAAAACTTGGTGCACCTCCCATCTTTCGTGCAAGGTGTCTTGGGATTTAACAAACCACAAGGACCATGAACCATGTGAGCTTTGACCAAACTGTACAACCGAGGGTGTGTTTCTGGATCGGGCACTTCAGCACTAATGATCTTGTCAATGTCTTCTGGACTTGGATATTTGTTTGAAGGATGCAAGAAGATTAATATATGGGCATGAGGCAATCCTCTCTTTTGAAACTCAATGGTGTACATATCTACAATTGGAAAAGCATAAATAATTCAGAATTACTGTTAGTAATTTTAAACACTTATATGTCATTAGAGTTAAGAGGGAGAATAAACTCACAGGCAAGTACTTTTCCAAGAACACCTTTTTTGGTTAAATCTGTAAGCAATTgatcaaacttgattttgaaGACTCTTGAGATGATATCCGGTCGATCTT
This portion of the Vicia villosa cultivar HV-30 ecotype Madison, WI unplaced genomic scaffold, Vvil1.0 ctg.001966F_1_1, whole genome shotgun sequence genome encodes:
- the LOC131637321 gene encoding uncharacterized protein LOC131637321 isoform X5, with protein sequence MLRHMTCCRVQIPSFRESMEIVVTSTINAWCFITRLPQIPRPVRGRPKNHYGVPNMARNLTRKFPILEREEGHHTANLNLGYTRQTSSNPTMAEQQPCHTNHTSQAIARPRCLSNCCVDAPKRPRGRPRKQMPDPEPGLNFKELRPSQTSNRTQPIPNNTPGPSNVIKETPPARQIGNISNNHVSHEVTQMSQSTTNHHRRTEPPCPIFTPTINMDFNSDSNEDSDYDPFATYLSDEDNCSDPEDVEAPFTIHDNAIGHSEEYYDIGSPLLECCYCKARMWYQERMHKSTHSANPKFMMCCGNGKVELPLLKEPPELLAKLLWDHNSIVSRKFQQHIRLYNMMFAFTSPGAKIDNRFNNGRGPPTMRIQGQTCHRIGSLLPPQGQKPKFAQLYIYDTENEVENRMDGLRNKENIDSDVVNQLSNMLYEFNPHAKSFQMAKQWLNSGETQNLKLRLISNRSTDGRVYNQPTVSEVAALVVGDIDTAEMRDIIMQTRGGGLQRINELHAAYMAYQYPLIFPYGEDGYRPDVAHRDLPANNNSIRNRLTIREFLAYRIQTRLNEAKTLLSSRRLFQQFLVDGYTMLESEKLEWLRKNQPKLRVSKYNSLNEEGDQSQAQGNSIGKRVVLPSSFVGGRRFMDQLYYDGMAICSKVGFPDLFITFTCNPNWPEIQRVLRPLHLKPQDRPDIISRVFKIKFDQLLTDLTKKGVLGKVLAYMYTIEFQKRGLPHAHILIFLHPSNKYPSPEDIDKIISAEVPDPETHPRLYSLVKAHMVHGPCGLLNPKTPCTKDGRCTKFYPKKFQPTTIVDQEGYPVYRRRDNKHTIEKNGIIFHSGHVVPHNPSLLLKYEAHINMEWCNQSTSIKYLFKYINKGSDRISAIIQGQDKNNVDEIKQYLDCRYISPSEACWRIFSYSIHGRKPAVERLFFHMEGENSVYYKDYEQVGDVLLKPSVTESMFTAWFEANKTYEEARLLTYGDFVSKFVYHKRSRSWKPRKRGYTIGRLIWVPQSTGELFYLRMMLTVKKGPLSYNDIKTVDGKKLKTFRDACFAMGFLQDDREFIEAIKEAHQWGSGHFLRKLYVTMLLSSSMNRPEHVWRKTWMYLSDGILYDQRVFARDQGLTMSDAELKERTLMAIETLLQNNNRSLKDFKTMPYPKDYVESFTGNRLLYDERQYDVLAQQQLFESLSASLTDEQRNIFEEIMDAVEKQEGGVFFLYGYGGTGKTFMWNTLSAALRSKKKIVLPVASSGIASLLLPGGRTAHSRFKIPVPTLENSICNIEKQDHLAELLKMTDLIIWDEAPMANKFCFESLDKSLRDIMSGITNASKRVFGGKVVVFGGDFRQILPVIPRGTRSDIIHATINASYIWDHCKVLRLTKNMRLQTGQPTSTVDDIRSFSEWILKIGDGTMCEPNDGYADICIPDEFLISNFSDPIKGIVEDTYPDLIHNYLDSSYLQSRAILASTIEVVDDINQYITNLLPGEEKEYFSSDSIDKSDVNSFDAYEHVTPEFLNALKTSGLPNHSIKLKVGATIMLMRNLDQSEGLCNGTRLTVTRLAAHVIEAKIISGKNVGNLFYIPRMSLSPSQSPWPFKLVRRQFPIIVSFAMTINKSQGQSLDNVGLYLPKEVFSHGQLYVAISRVKSKKGLRILIHDKDKEPMLSTTNVVFKEVFHNI